The window ccatcattacctttaaatcccatccaagccaccctaatccgttcaaatttgcttgAGACGTGTTTGTtcggagggattggaagggatgggaaggtttaatcccaggattgttCAGGCGAGCCAAAcggactggatatagcaatccagggatagagcaatcccatggatctcaagacaatccactgacaacaccattattacctagaaatccatgccatccaccctagtaccattcaatcccttccaatccacccggcgaAACGGGCCCTTAGATAATTAGAATGTCTTGTACATGTGCCATCCATGCCAAGACCCAATAAATAAATGGTCCTATTGGTAGATAATCACCCTTTCTACTAAATAATAATGGCCATGCAATATCCAATTTCCCTATTTATTATATCCCGATCGGGTATTTTAGTAGGCAATGATTCAACAAGGTCCCTCATGTGATCGGTATGTCATATCCGTGAGTTTGGCAAACTTTATATGGATGTCCATTAGGTAGGGTACATTATGAAAATGCTGTTCGGCGAATATTAGGATAATAtattcattaattttttattttttttttttaactacaTATGTATGACCATTTTGATCATACATGTGTTGTCTCTTGATATGAGAACTAACGCCAAATTTTTGTGCATGGCATGCtcaatgtttttgttttttttttcacacatcaCCCCACACTGGGGCCAtggtgagatttcaccacctatgggtactcgaaccttcaaccaggtgttgaaactcctgtgagtccACCACTGCGTGGCATGGTCGTGATTGAGAGTGTCAATGGGCTGAGTTAGGGTTAGGCAAAGCTCTATCTAGGCTTTGCCCACATTGTTCAACATAAATTTGAGTTCGGGGTTGCCCCgtaatgagttgaaatagtctaatcTAAGCCTAGCCCGAAATGCTTATGATGGACCTGAGTGCGAGAGTTGGAGCATAAAGTGAGGAAGATGAGGGACATTGGTTGGAGAAGAAATATGAGTAGTGAATGGGGATTTTTTTACGTATTGTGTATATTACAAATTTGCGCTTACAAACCTTAGTGGGTTAGGCTAGACTAGACTTATATTGTGCTCATGGGATGTTGTACACATTCCAAGCCTAAACCCGACGCTCTAGCCTAAACCCGTCCTAAAAGCCTGATGGGCCAACCTAGCCCATTGGCAGCCTTAGTCCTAATAGAtcccaccttatgaatggtttggatctctagCGAGCATTCTATAGACAGATCTCTTACAAATATTCTTCATCCTCGTATAAAGAGGCCACTCACTAAATCACAACTTATAAAATGTAACTTCTTAACAATGAGAGAGTAAAGAAGTTcacaaattaataaaaataaatgttatatatAGGAAGAACTCCAGTGCTATCATAGCATTGGGGCAATTAGACaacccaatccattgatctagactgttcattcgGTTCGACACGCATACATTGGGCTACCATGCAAGCATCACATGGATCCAGCGTATATAAACCATTTGATTAGTGGTCTTTAATATGAATGGCCAAGATCATTTGCATAAAAATACATCCAAAATACAGTTTGATCCATTCATTTGTTAGAGTTCATTCCTTCAAACTCATTAAGAAAGTTTCAAATAACGAATTGCATGCAAACCAATTGCTTCGTGGATAAAAGCAAATCTAGAGCTGGGAGCAGATGCAGGGAATTGGAAGAGGATaagctcttttgttttttttttttccagttagcttgttagtacacacccatgttagccactgccctgctagggatcgataccaagacctcaagtgttgaaacgaggtatctccactcagtctgctagttgagctatggatctaggtgttgaAGAGGATAAGCTCTTAATCTCTGTGATTTTTCATCCATTCTTACCCATGTACACCCCACCAAATGCGCTCCATTCATTAGaggtctttatatatatatatatatatatatatatatatatatatatatatatatatatatatatatatatatatatatataaaataatcttTTTTAATGTGCCGAAGAATCAGATCgaccacttatcaggtgggccaaagtttttatgaaacaatacatAGTTGAAATCTTCCATCTCACCCACTGATATGTTTCTAAAAtcctggcccacttgatgagcaagCCAGTCTATTTTTCATGCTATAGCATTTTCAAGGCCATCCCTTACTCCTCAAATGGAGCATTGCACTTGCATGCCACGGTTTTTATGCAGTGCTTTTTTACGGTTCTTTGATTTCCTAGTATGCGAGTGCAGCAAAGGAAAGGCTTTCCATCCCTTTTTGCTAGATGCATACGGATGGAAATGAGGAAATTAGATGTACCATGCAAGTGGACCTCCCTTACTaattagatccaaaccattaatcaatTAGGTccaccttataaaattcttacatTATTTCACTTGAGTCATATTGATAaatgtttaggttttattttgaaacataaaaagatgtttttatgattttgaagGAAACATTTGAATGATTAACTAATACAATTGTCAATTAATACGAGTAACACTTTTACGATATGATCCGACAAAACTACTAATGGTGGATCGTTGTAGCTATCATAATAATCTTTGTAAAGTAAGGCTAAGTACAATCACAAATACTATTAGTTTTACCAATATATATTAGAAATAAAGAAATGTGGTAAGAGAATTATACACGCAGTGTGATTATATACACCTATCATAAAAGAGTCATAGAAATTTCAAATGTTTCTAATGAGACgattttaatttagttttttgaaATTATCCGTGCGTACTTAAACAGAAGcaaaaattaactttaatataagaataatcaaaactttataaataaaaattataattaatGGTCCATTGAAAAAACACTATATATGCATGTTGAAGGTATGATTTGTGGcagtgaaaataaatatttctttagataaaattattatttttgaatttttctactACATGATAACACGCACGCAACAAACAAATCATTTCGTACATCTGTCAACTAAACATATATGCTGATTGGAACCCTTAATAGATATCTTTAAAACTATTAATTCTTTTTGAATAGTGACAACCTAGTTGATGACAAGACCGGGCCAATGGGCTGAGCAGGCCGTTCATCACTTGCCTGGGCCAGCCATCGGTGTAGGGCCTACAGCCCGGCCCATTGCCAGCCAACCTTACCTGTCACGAGACTCACGTGACTCGCCACCACGCGTTATCCCGAGGCCAGATTGACACTACTTTGGGACGTAGCTGCTGGATGTCACGTTGTGGGCCCCATAAGGATGGATGCATTTCAtcgatgctgtccatccattgtggatcatcattttagtttatgaaaacaaaaataaggtatatctaaagattaggtggaccacaccacaggaaaacaccggtgattgaacgaccaccgttaaaaacttcgtgggtcctaaaagttttggatcaagatgatatttgtggtttcactCACCCAGGTATGCatggcctaatcaacaggttggatggcaaataaacattacagtaggccctaggaagtttttaatggtggaagttcaataatcgctgtttcctgtggtgtggtccacttgagttttggatctgcctaattttatggctcatgctctaaaattatctgaaaaaatggatggacggcgtggataaagcatatagatcatgatgggtcccacagagcagcGTCCAGTAGCGACAGTGTCAGTATCCAAACCACGTCCTGTAATTCAGAGCAGTTCCTCCAATCCCATCTTATCCGCTCCTCAGACTCTCAACTGCCACTCTACCAAACCCCAGCAATGGCCgcgtcatccaaaccgttcatcaccAACCAACTCCTCTTCCTGTCCATCACatccttcctcctcttcttcacacCAATCTCATCAGCCCCAACACCCACTCCATGGCCTCACCAGTTCCACTCCATCCTATTCATGAATTACAGTGGGTCCCTCCAGATCATTGATCTCTGGTACGACTGGCCCAACGGTCGAAATTTCAACATCATTCAGAGCCAGCTCGGGACCCTCGTCTATGACCTGGAGTGGAACAACGGCACCTCCTTCTTCTACACCTTGGACTCCTCGAAGACTTGTAGGGTGGCCCACCTCGACGTTGGGATCCTACGGCCCAACTGGCTCGATGGCGCCAACTACCTGGGACAGGAATATGTCGACGGGTTTCTTTGTAATGTGTGGGAGAAGGTTGAGTTCATCTGGTATTATGAAGATGTGGTCACCAAGAGGCCTGTGCATTGGGTTTTCTACACAGGTTCGAATTTCAAACTCGAGTTTTTGTTTTTTGGTGGCTCGGTGAGTCGGTTCATGCTCATTCGGTCCGAATGGTGGTATTTTAGGGGTCGTTGGGATGtctgtaaatggtttaagttgtaaatgatttacaggtgcaAATCATTTACATcctgtcctgtttggctttaagctttAAATGATTTACAAGTAAATGATTGTctatgtttggatagcctgtaaattgtttaagtcccgtaaatggagagccaatctttccaATGGAGAGCTTGTAAATGAAATCCgacctttttgcctataaatgAGATGGGTAAATGCTGTAAATCATATATTGGCTGTAAATGATTTGTtgtatttgtttcaaaataaaatagaaagaatttcaaatgttttagttttcctcgaaatttttaattttgagtTGCTTTTATGCTGTGGGTTTAGTCCACATTGGATTTGCCCAAGAAACTTTTCctgtatataagataggctttttacCTTGGGGCTTGAGCCTCATTCAAGGGGGATGAGAATTTGGTCCCGTGGgtgggggctatgccaatagttctaatctatgtcattgaccacacatgTGCATGTCGAGTTGAGCTGTGTTGAGTTTGTATCTGTATGCACGCTGTGACGGGTCGTGGCCGTGGCCGTGGTTGTGAGTGCAGgggtactcgcgggactttattttTGTGCAAGAGTGTACTTGAACTTGCGTCaacgaaaattttcttcttccttcttaaaATCTCTCTCTTGCTGTGTTTTAAGGGTTTTGGTTATTAAGTTCATTGTTGAGTCGACTTAGCACTTTCGGGGTAGAGTGCAAGTACTTCGAGCCTGCGtgcagtgagtgcaccgctgagaCTGGGTAAGCGGGCAACGAGTCTGACATgctagtagctgtggtgtcaaaAGTCtttcttgtaaacaacttggagtggatACTGGACGTGTTGCAGCTCAGCATGTGTGCaaagatcgtagcatgtttacctcctaacAAGTTTCAGGAGATGACGAAcaagtgttcatgggtaatgctcaaacttctccagttgtagggaaataAAAAGTACTTTTGAAGCTTACTTCTGGgaagactctaatgttgaataatgtcctacatgtgcctgacgttagaagaaacttggtctttggtttgctcctcaataaggctggtgtcaagttagtatttgattaaGACAAGCTTGTAATGGCTAAGAATGGAACTTTTATGGGAAAATAGTattgtagcgatggtttattcattgtaaatataTCCAATAATAATACTAAGAAGACATCCAGTTTTGTTTATATTGTTGAACCTCTCTATCTCTGGCATAGTAGATTAAGTTATGTGAATGTAACATCTTTGAAAAAGATGaaaaatgttatgtttattaccCAATATTTCGAATGAagaattcgataaatgtgaaacgtgtctaaattcattagaaaaccctttaaatgaGTAGAACAATCCTCTATTCTATTAGAATTGATACAtaatgacttaggtgattttaaaaatcatatgtttagaaatagaaaaatatattacataagctttgtagatgattactctaggttcactagagtgtATTTGTTAAGGAaaaaagatgaagctttagaaaCTTCCATTAGGTATacaactgatgttgaaaatcagttaagTATAGagattaaaagacttggaatagaTAGAGGagtgtatgaatcttctcaatttagagaattgtGTGAAAAGAGTCGGATAGTTCATGAAACTACAACCCCCTACATGCCAGAATAGAACAGAATAATAGAATTAAGAATAGAACTCTTAAGGGGATGATGAATGTTATGTTAAACAGTTCAGGCTTACTCTCAAATATGTGGGGGAGAAGTAGTTTTCTCAGCTTGTGATATCCTAAATAGGATTCATTCTAAGTCTTTTGAACAAACAtgatatgaactttggaagaacctcgttcctagttataaatatctTCAAGTGTGGAGGTGTCTTGCCAAAGTAGGATTGTTTGGAACTAAGAAAAGGAAACTAGGTTCTAAAATGattgactgtgtatttataggataTGCATAAAACAGTGTAGTCTACAAGTTTCTAGTTTTAAAGATTAAGGATGATATTATAGATCCTAATGCAATCATAGAatctagggatgcagagttctttgagaatgtaTTCCTTATGAAATCCAGGTCTATAGCAATAGAGGAAGTTAGTGAATCGGATGTCGCATCTATCAGTAAAGGTGTTAACGAGAAGATAGTAGAAGAACTAGAACCAAGAAAAAGCATTagagttagaagagaaactagcttaggagatggttttttcaccttcttagtagaagatgatcctacaatcTATGCAAAAGCGATTAACTCTttagatgcaaccttttggaaggaagcaataaatgacaAGTTGGAAACTATTCTATCCAATGACACTTGGGAACTTGTAGATCTACCACCTGGAAACAAACCATTAGGTTGTAAATGAGTGTTTAGGGAGAAACTAAAATCCGATGGAACTAtcgataagtttaaggctaggttggtagctaaaggctttaaacaaaagagGGAATAAATTATTTTGATACCTATTCTCCTGTGATTAGGATTATGACTATCATGGTCCTAATAATAATAGCTTTCATATATAAGTTAGTggtatatcaaatggatgttaaaatgacttttctaaatggagacttagaagatgAAATAAATGATGTAAATAGATGTGTATATAATAAATTTTCTGAAAATGATGGTGTTATTATCTGCCTTTATGTTGACAACATGCTTATTTtgtgaactaatattaaattagttaatgcgaCTAAGAAATTATTGTCATTTAAGTTTGACACGAAAGACTTatgagaggctagtgtaatcgtAGGTATTGAGGTAGTCAAAAGATGGTAGCcttatattatcacaatctcattatgTTGAGAAATTATTGAGAAAGTTTGTTTATTTTGACTGTTTACTTATCAGTATACCTTATGATTACAATGTGACTCTTATGAAAAATACAAGTAGCAGTATGTCTTAATTGGAATATTCCAGGATAATTGGTAGCCTCATGCATATGACAAACCGCACTAGAGCAGACATAACTTTTGCAGTAGAAagactaagtagatatacacataactctggaaaagagcattggaatacCTTGtataggattttgagatacctaaaagtcACTATGGCCTATGCTATACCATTTATCTTATAGTGGTTATTTGTCTATATTAGATGGATATAACAATGCTAACTGGATCATTGATTCAGATGAAACAAAATCCACTGGcagatatgtcttcactttgggtgaAGGAACAGTCCCTTGGAAGTCTAAGCAGACATGTATTGCTCGGTCAACTATAGAATCTGAGTTTGTTGTTTTAGAAAAGGCTAGATCAGAagtcgagtggcttagaaatctcttgaTTGATGTACCGTTGTGGCCAAAGCATGTATTGGCTGTATCGattcattgtgattgtcaagTAGCTATAGCAAAGGCAGAGAATAAAATATACAATGG is drawn from Magnolia sinica isolate HGM2019 chromosome 5, MsV1, whole genome shotgun sequence and contains these coding sequences:
- the LOC131246594 gene encoding uncharacterized protein At4g14100-like; this translates as MAASSKPFITNQLLFLSITSFLLFFTPISSAPTPTPWPHQFHSILFMNYSGSLQIIDLWYDWPNGRNFNIIQSQLGTLVYDLEWNNGTSFFYTLDSSKTCRVAHLDVGILRPNWLDGANYLGQEYVDGFLCNVWEKVEFIWYYEDVVTKRPVHWVFYTGRSAHVMTFEVGAVLEDVKWQAPVYCFEKKDE